The Solanum pennellii chromosome 4, SPENNV200 genomic interval ttatatgaaagttccagaaggacttaaaatgcctgaagcatgtagttcaaaatctcgggaaatatattcaatcagattacaaaagtcattatatggcttaaaacaatcagggcgcatgtggtataatcgcctcagtgagtacttgataaaacaaggttatataaacgatgtcatttgtccttgtatatttattaagaaaacaacattgggatttgttattcttgctgtttatgttgatgacattaatctcattggaactccagaagaggttcaaaaggcaattgaatatctaaaggaagaatttgagatgaaagaccttggaaagacaaaaatttgtcttggactacaaatagaatatttagtagacggggtcttcatccatcaatctgcctatactgagaaaatcttgaaacgattttacatggacaaagcacatccattaagtactccaatGGTTGTTCGATCACTTGAAGTGAGTAAGGATCCATTCTgacctcaagaagagaatgaggaacCTCTTGGTCCAAAAGTACCTTATCTCagtgcaattggggcacttatgtatcttgctaatgctACGAGACCCGACATagcattttctgttaatttattagcaagatatagttcttcccctacacgaagacattggaatggagttaaacatatattgcgaTATCTAAGGGGAACTAGTGATATGTGTCTGTTTTATTCTAACAAAGATAGTGCAGATCTTGTTGGTCATGCAGATGCAGGTTATTTATCTGACccacataaagctcgatcacaaacaggCTATCTGTTCACATACGGAGGTACTGCTATATCATGGCGATCTAAGAAGCAGTCTATTGTCGCTACTCTTTCAAATCATGCTGAGACAATAGCCATTCATGAAGCTagtagagaatgtgtatggttaagatcagtaatacattttatcaaagaaagatgtggtttgaagtgtgacgtcaagatacccacaatgctctttgaagacaatgttgcatgcatagctcaattaagaggaggctttataaaaggagatagaacgaaacacatttcaccaaaattgttcttcacacatgatctccagaagaatggtgatattgatgtgcgacaaattcgttcaagtgataatcCAGCAGATTTATTTACCAAATCTTTACCAgcctcaactcttgagaagatgattCACAAAATTGGAATGCGAAAACTTAACCATCTGAATCGTGGTTTTATCAGGGGGAATAAAATACGcactgtactcttttttccttagtCTAGGTTTTATCCCACTGGGTTTTCTtagaaaggtttttaatgaggcagcaaGTAATGCGTATTATGTATGTCTATATACTTACATAAACATacaagggggagtgttgtaaAATATGCCACGTGGGCCCCAAACAAGTGAATGAGTTGCATCACTTGTGCAACTCATCGCTTGGCCAATAATAGGCCAAAGGTATACATCACTTGGCCAATAAATGGCCAAAGTGATACATATGTGTAAATAAAGTCATGGCTATAAATAGCCATTATACATGTTGATACAAGATAtacattttatgaaatatattacttcctaaattttccttcttttagtGTATTAATTTTAGCAAGTTCTTTTATAACAAAATACTTGTTTTGGAGACTTATAAGTATTCAACAAAACTTAAGAAATTTccggaaaaaaaaagtattattaacaacaaaattatttttttatagttgaAAAAACAATCTCTACCAAAAGCAGTTGCCAAAAGTTTTTACCAAACAAGAAAATACTCttaaaaataagtatatttCTCTCAAAAATTACTTTCCCAAAAAACACTTGGGACAACAAACACTTCTAAATAAGTATAGTTCTCCCAAACAGAATACTAATTGTCAAAATCACATTTCAAACCATCAATTGCAACCCaagaaaattgaatatgaaGCTAACAACAAACATAttataaaacttgtaaaagCACATATACTCTGCTGCTGTTGTCCTCAGTCTTCACATAGAACAATCTAAAAATGAATTTACAACCAAATACATGAGATTTTCAAGAATTACTCTCCGTGAAACTATGAAGCTTTaatactcaaaaaaaaaaatcacctgAAAAAGTAAGAAGCGTCGAATCCTGATATTTCAAGATCTACAACATGCTCTTTTTTCTGGGATGACTTGTGCAGGACCAGGTACAAGAATCTTCTTCCCAGATAAAGATGCAGGATTCCCGTTGGGCGGATTATCATCTGCAGCAAGATTTTTCTTGTTTACGATGTTGAAGATCTCTGTCAACACAGTCGAGAATGCATCCTCCACGTTTGTCGCTTCCAATGCAGAAGTCTCTAAGAAAAATAATCCTTCCTTCTGAGCAAATTCCTTAGCATCCTCGGTAGGGACAGCTCGTTGGTCTTTGAGATCTGTTTTGTTTCCGATCAGAATGATTACGATATTCCTATCGGCATGTGCGCGCAACTCTTCCAGCCAACGGGGTATGTGATCAAATGTTTGGCGTTTTGTTATGTCATAAACCAACATAGCTCCAACAGCTCCCCTGTAGTATGCGCTTGTGACAGCTCTATATCTGCAAATGACAAGGAAATGAGTAAATCAGTTACAAAATTGTTAAAGTTTCTCCCTCCACTTATCGAGTCCAAAAGCAGTCCTAGACAAAGAAAAGCGTTAAATGTGGGAATCAAGTTAATCAAATCCCTATTGTGAAATCACTTATCAGTGCGACGCGAACATCAACACTTGGTAATAAGCATTTATACGAGCTGGTGAGAACCCAGGAGGTCATACTTGGATACTAAACTCTAATAGACCACTTGGCAGTGCACTTGTACAATAGTAATTGGATAGTAGCATAGATGTTTCTTTCGAATAAATATGGCGTCGATAACATGCATACATTGTATTGCACATCTATAAAAGTAGGAAGAAACTAGTAACCAGGAAAGCAATATTTAATCCCAATCTCAACAGGTATTGATGTCTTAGAACGTCACCATTCATTCCCTATAATATTGACAAACTCCAATTTGAAGAAGTGTCTCAATGTGCCTATTCTCCCGAAACTTGGGGTACTATAACAATAGAGGAACCTGTCATATAGGGGTAACTTTAAGAAGACTGAACAAAAAGAAGCAGATGGAAGCTGGCAAAGAAAACTAATACCTCCTCTAAAGTTAGACTGACAATGTGACTACTAGCGTGAACTCATAATATGGATACTGATGCCAATCCCTAGACATAACTCGGTGCAAGGGACAGGCGCACCACCAAATTAAAGATTCAAGCCACACAAGTGAGCCTGTACCAATAACTCTGGAAATGAGGTTTTCATCTTTGTATTCATTTTGAAATGAAGCTGTTTGTTATAAGACTTGTAAAATGAAGCTGTTGGTCTGGAATAATTTGATGACTAATAGGACACGCCAAGTGCAAGAACTTGAACAGTGCCAAGTTCAACTTAACACCAAGGTCTTTAGATGAAATACACTAGAGTGTTGTAGAAACGAGTTAAAAAGGAGAAGATCAAGGATAGGCATGGAGGGCCAATATCCTTTTCAAACAGATATATGAGGATACAATACTAGCGAAGTAATTGAAGATGGTTGGACCAATACCAAAGATCCTGGTGACAACAAAAAATGGTAAAGACTTTCTTTCAAAACTGGGTGGTCAGCAGACATCTTTAGAAGCTTTCCGGTTAACCACATCCTCTAGGATTCCAATGGTCATGACACCAACAAAGAAGATTTATCTTTTTGATATTGAGAGAGAATCAAAgttttgagaatgtgtaaaatTGTTTCTGAGAGCAATGTCTCAACCCTTTTGCATCTATATCCCTGTTTTATTAAAATGACTTCTAATCCCATTGACTGTGGGATACAATCAGAAAAAATGGTGCCTAATTTATGGATAACATCTAATTTATGTTGCACCAGTTAAGTAGTTGCCTATTACTAATCAAGTAGTTACCTTGTAAATCCAGACATTCTCCATCAATCTTAACACAGTTTCCTCTTTGTTCCTAGCTTTAGATGCAGAGACCTTAGTAGTTCCCATCAAAACTCGTGATGACGTAAATAATTTATACAAGGAGCACAATTGACGCCATTCCTTTTCAGTTAAAGGGGTGACAAGGGGCAGTTTGTAATCTAGGTTTTCTAAGGGATACTACAAACATTTTAAAACCATCCATTTAAATCTATAAAGGGACCACTTCAAATCTAGACTAAACCTTTATTGCTTGTCCACTTTAAGACAAAAAGAGCAGATGAACCTATAGCTTTCTTGTCCAATGATATGATACTTGAAAAATTATAGCTCACAGCTATTTATAAATTCAGCAATATACATTTCTCGATAGGTAGCTTTATAAAGGTTGAGTGACAAAAAGACAgaaaaatttcacattatagagaagaaaaaaacaatagtTCAAGGAATTAGAGT includes:
- the LOC107015610 gene encoding ras-related protein Rab11D-like, producing MASGYGDSSQKIDYVFKVVLIGDSAVGKSQILARFARNEFSLDSKATIGVEFQTRTLVIQHKSVKAQIWDTAGQERYRAVTSAYYRGAVGAMLVYDITKRQTFDHIPRWLEELRAHADRNIVIILIGNKTDLKDQRAVPTEDAKEFAQKEGLFFLETSALEATNVEDAFSTVLTEIFNIVNKKNLAADDNPPNGNPASLSGKKILVPGPAQVIPEKRACCRS